Proteins encoded in a region of the Vicia villosa cultivar HV-30 ecotype Madison, WI linkage group LG5, Vvil1.0, whole genome shotgun sequence genome:
- the LOC131604109 gene encoding uncharacterized protein LOC131604109, protein MGVPVCCVSQPDIPFVGVDPPLMKCDVTQTCVDTTDVFVTGKKFTTREEEISWIKEVGIKNKVTVIITRSDTKTSKRGRSDKLVFGCDRGGKYKKTDSETQSASKRCGCPFKIRSTPSKDGSGWKIDVKCGVHNHGLPDRFEGHAFVSRLNTDDKQHIIDLTKRHVPPRHILLSLQERDPENVTYRHRFVEA, encoded by the exons ATGGGTGTTCCGGTTTGTTGTGTGTCTCAACCGGATATCCCCTTTGTGG GTGTGGATCCTCCTTTGATGAAATGCGATGTAACTCAAACATGTGTGGATACAACTGATGTTTTTGTAACTGGTAAAAAATTTACTACAAGAGAAGAGGAGATAAGTTGGATTAAGGAGGTTGGAATCAAGAATAAAGTGACAGTTATAATAACTCGTTCAGATACCAAAACAAGCAAGAGAGGAAGAAGTGATAAATTAGTATTTGGTTGTGATAGAGgtggaaaatacaaaaaaacagaTAGCGAAACCCAAAGTGCTAGTAAGAGATGTGGTTGTCCTTTCAAAATTAGGTCAACACCGTCGAAAGATGGTTCTGGATGGAAGATCGATGTAAAATGCGGAGTACACAACCACGGCTTACCTGATAGATTTGAAGGTCATGCTTTCGTAAGTCGACTAAATACAGATGATAAGCAACATATTATTGATTTGACAAAACGCCATGTTCCACCAAGACACATATTATTGTCATTGCAAGAGCGTGACCCGGAGAATGTCACTTACAGACATCGATTTGTCGAAGCATGA
- the LOC131604110 gene encoding uncharacterized protein LOC131604110: MLENSLGDLCKCWKAMNDNIKIQVGNIRASFQKSFYEVEHAHTSPFYSNLRGSVSRAALRQIAEEWLRIDMVGTDTQKCGCTHRKVYGLPCACELGRYTLSGDAIPIEAIHIHWRKLSMEGNQDIDADDGSEIDMTNAIDEIWKRWKSLDVVGKRALKRRVCEIAYPTTTKMCPLPEKIKTKGGVKKKGKRPVGYDVYRDPSGYKYVDQAHSSSQKSSKRLYSQLSQTSKNREFDKYIVQFPDYIRPFIDDIVDVRDDGNYGFRAIASLHGYGTDGWLMVRRDLEKEIIGPRSKLHEDLFGKRLPTVRSSLVIETLGQQPPNKWMTLPELGYVIANRYNVVLVSLGYLSLSYFPMTSAHSLNASIYCIGFVNGNHWVQVNMNEGFPLPPVTTDWTKYRTKDTTSWMVGFAGRLQHWQRLMPILPKYVSLD, translated from the exons ATGTTAGAGAATAGCTTAGGTGATTTATGCAAATGTTGGAAGGCTATGAATGACAATATCAAGATACAAGTGGGCAACATTAGAGCTTCATTTCAGAAGAGTTTTTATGAAGTTGAGCATGCACACACTAGTCCTTTTTATTCAAATTTGCGAGGTTCAGTATCAAGAGCTGCATTGAGGCAGATTGCTGAAGAGTGGTTGAGGATTGACATGGTAGGTACCGATACGCAAAAGTGCGGATGTACTCATAGAAAAGTATATGGGTTACCATGTGCTTGTGAGTTAGGGAGATATACATTGAGTGGTGATGCGATACCAATTGAGGCTATTCATATTCATTGGAGGAAACTAAGTATGGAAGGAAATCAAGATATAGAtgcagatgatggatcagaaataGACATGACAAATGCAATCGATGAAATTTGGAAAAGGTGGAAGTCATTAGATGTTGTCGGAAAAAGAGCATTAAAACGCAGAGTGTGTGAGATTGCTTATCCGACTACAACAAAGATGTGTCCACTGCctgaaaaaattaaaaccaaaggaGGGGTTAAGAAGAAAGGGAAGAGACCTGTGGGATATGATGTTTATCGTGATCCTTCAGGATATAAGTATGTTGATCAAGCACATTCGAGttctcaaaaatcttcaaagagGTTATATTCACAACTATCCCAAACCTCAAAAAATAGAGAATTTGATAAATACATTGTACAATTTCCAGATTACATCAGACCatttattgatgacattgttgatgTAAGAGATGATGGAAATTATGGGTTTAGAGCCATTGCATCTTTGCATGGTTATGGCACAGATGGATGGTTAATGGTTCGCCGGGATTTGGAGAAAGAAATTATAGGTCCTAGAAGTAAGTTGCATGAGGATTTATTTGGTAAACGCCTTCCAACAGTGAGATCATCGTTGGTGATAGAAACTTTAGGACAACAACCACCAAATAAATGGATGACGTTACCTGAGTTGGGCTATGTAATAGCTAATCGGTATAACGTTGTTCTCGTCTCTTTAGGTTACCTTAGTTTGAGTTACTTTCCTATGACGAGTGCACATTCACTTAATGCTTCCATTTACTGCATCGGATTTGTCAATGGAAATCATTGGGTTCAG GTAAACATGAATGAAGGATTTCCGTTGCCACCTGTCACAACTGATTGGACGAAATATCGCACAAAAGATACAACTTCTTGGATGGTAGGATTTGCCGGGCGGTTACAACATTGGCAACGGCTTATGCCTATACTACCAAAATATGTCAGCTTAGATTGA
- the LOC131604111 gene encoding protein MAIN-LIKE 1-like, which translates to MLPRQMEDWLVASGLSSLQHTSLARVDTHLLYAFVERWHPETSSFHMPFGEMTITLDDVSCLLHVPVRGELVDPGVVVTDYDVIHLAVELFGVSLSDATTEASAVRGPYYKLDWLKQVFVQQRAANNFTGAMRAYMMLLLGCTILADKTFTLVEAKYLPLLRDLNTCGRYCWGAAALVTLYRYLGDASFYSCKQLGGYASLLQCWIHEYFPTVGKRGTSGLCGIDSPMARAMKWEYRQGTQKVADIRAVLDQLTPHDIVWRPFEDPRMHRPFDDICLYRGGLKWYGTVVLYLPDRCMRQFGYRQYIPTAPPNVDTLDVDVEWATYMQSVLQDDQPMKVPVPVYDEGPSDPRLSYISHELHHYLQRHQAVPEDEQFLEIFRALRLAQGGPLPREGPITYDNESD; encoded by the exons ATGCTCCCAAGGCAGATGGAAGATTGGTTAGTTGCATCTGGCCTGTCATCTTTGCAGCATACTAGTTTGGCCAGGGTAGATACGCATCTATTATATGCTTTTGTTGAGAGATGGCATCCTGAAACATCGTCATTTCATATGCCGTTCGGCGAGATGACCATCACGTTAGATGATGTTTCATGCCTTCTTCATGTACCGGTTAGGGGCGAGCTGGTTGACCCCGGTGTTGTTGTCACCGATTATGATGTTATCCATCTAGCTGTAGAGTTGTTTGGTGTTTCACTGAGTGATGCAACTACAGAGGCTTCTGCTGTAAGGGGTCCTTACTATAAATTGGATTGGTTGAAGCAAGTTTTTGTGCAACAAAGAGCTGCAAATAACTTTACAGGCGCTATGAGAGCATACATGATGTTGCTATTAGGTTGTACTATTCTTGCCGACAAGACTTTTACTCTTGTCGAGGCAAAATATCTACCACTATTGAGAGATTTGAATACTTGTGGAAGATATTGCTGGGGGGCAGCTGCACTGGTTACTCTGTACAGATACTTAGGGGATGCCTCATTTTATTCATGCAAGCAGCTTGGCGGTTATGCCTCTCTTCTTCAG tgttggattcatgagTACTTTCCAACTGTTGGAAAGAGAGGTACTTCTGGGTTATGTGGCATTGATAGTCCGATGGCTAGGGCGATGAAATGGGAATATAGGCAGGGGACGCAAAAAGTGGCTGACATCCGAGCTGTGTTAGATCAGTTGACTCCTCACGATATCGTCTGGCGCCCTTTTGAGGACCCTAGGATGCACCGTCCTTTTGATGATATCTGTTTGTACCGGGGTGGTTTGAAGTGGTATGGTACTGTAGTTCTATATTTACCTGACAGATGCATGCGTCAGTTTGGATACAGACAGTACATACCGACTGCTCCTCCTAATGTAGACACACTTGATGTGGATGTTGAGTGGGCTACATATATGCAGAGTGTGTTGCAG GATGATCAGCCGATGAAGGTACCAGTGCCTGTCTATGACGAAGGACCGTCAGACCCGAGATTATCATATATATCTCATGAGCTTCATCATTACTTACAGCGTCATCAGGCTGTTCCTGAAGACGAACAGTTTCTGGAGATATTTAGAGCACTCAGACTTGCACAGGGCGGACCATTACCTAGGGAAGGTCCAATTACTTATGACAATGAGTCTGATTGA